ATCCTTCGCCCCGACCGCGGTGAAGTGGGGCCGCGACAACCGCACCTGCGCGTTCCGCCTGGTCGGCCACGGACCGTCGCTGCGACTGGAGTGCCGGGTGCCTGGTGGCGACGTGAACCCTTACCTCGCGGTAGCGGGTCTCGTCGCCGCAGGGTTGGACGGCATCGAGCGCGACCTCGAGCTCGAGGCGCCATACTCCGGCAACGCCTACCTCGCCGGCGAGCGTCGCGTCCCCGAGTCCCTGTCAGATGCGCTCGCCCTGTGGGAGGGCAGCACGTGGGTACGCGAGGTCTTCGGCGAGGAGGTCCACGAGCACTACGCCAACATGGCGCGGGTCGAGCTCGCCGCCTTCAACCGTGCAGTCACCGACTGGGAGCGATTGCGGGGGTTCGAGCGGCTGTGACGACCACCCACGACGTGCTCAACCCGGCGACCGAGGAGGTCGTCGCCACCGTCCATCTCGCGGACGTCGAGGAGACCGACCACGCCATCGGGCGGGCGAGCCGAGCGTTCCAGACCTGGCGCGCGGTGGCACCCGCTGACCGCGGGCGCCTGCTGCGCCGCTTCGCCGAGGCGGTCGACGCCGCTCGCGAGGAGCTCGCGTGGCTCGAGGTCCGCGGCGCGGGCCACACCGTCGGCAACGCTCGCTGGGAGGCCGGCAACGTCCGCGACGTGCTCGCCTACTACAGCGCGGCGCCCGAGCGCCTGTTCGGACGCCAGATCCCGGTGGGCGGGGGGGTCGACCTGACCTTCAAGGAACCGCTCGGCGTGGTCGGCGTCATCGTGCCCTGGAACTTCCCGATGCCCATCGCGGGCTGGGGGTTCGCCCCCGCCCTGGCCGCGGGCAACACCGTGGTCCTCAAGCCCGCCGAGCTCACGCCGCTGACCGCGGTGCGACTCGGGGAGCTCGCCCTCGAGGCCGGCCTCCCGGAGGACGTCTTCACCGTGCTGCCGGGCAAGGGCTCGGTCGTCGGCGAACGCTTCGTGACGCACCCCGACGTACGCAAGATCGTCTTCACCGGGTCGACCAAGGTCGGCAAGCGCGTCATGCGCGGCTGCGCGGACCGCGTGAAGCGCGTGACGCTGGAGCTCGGCGGCAAGAGCGCCAACATCGTGTTCGCGGACGCCGACCTCGAGCGGGCGGCCGCGACCGCGCCCTCGGCGGTGTTCGACAACGCCGGGCAGGACTGCTGCGCCCGCTCACGCATCCTCGTCCAGGCATCCGTCTACGACCGCTTCCTCGAGCTGCTCGAACCCGCCGTCGCGGCCGTCCGCGTCGAGGACCCGTCCCGGGAGACCGCCGAGATGGGACCGCTGATCTCCGCCGAGCAGCGGGAGGTCGTCGCGTCGTTCGTACCGGCGCACGCCCCGGTGGCCTTTCGTGGCAGCGCCCCCGACGGTCCCGGTTTCTGGTACCCCCCGACGGTGCTGGCGCCGGTGTCCCCCGCCGACCGGGCTTACCGCGAGGAGATCTTCGGACCAGTCGTGGTGGTCCTTCCCTTCGAGGACGAGGCCGAAGCCGTGCGCCTGGCCAACGACACCGAGTACGGCCTCTCCGGATCGCTGTGGACGCGCGACCTGGGCCGGGCGCTTCGCCTGGCCAGGGCGGTCGAGACCGGGACGCTGTCGGTGAACAGCCACTCCTCGGTGCGCTACAGCACCCCCTTCGGCGGGGTGAAGCAGTCCGGTCTGGGTCGTGAGCTCGGGCCGGACGCCCTGGACGCCTTCACCGACACCAAGAACGTCTTCATCGCGACGGAGGACTGAACGCATGGACCGTCTGCAGGACCGCGTGGCCGTGGTGACCGGGGGTGGCGGCGGCATCGGCGCCGCCACCGCCCGCCGCTTCGCCAGCGAGGGCGCGAAGGTCGTCGTCGTGGACCTGGCCGACGACGCCGGGAGTGCTGTCGCGGGCGACATCGGCGGGACCTACGTCCATGCGGACGTCACCTCGGCCGAGGACGTGGAGCGGGTCTTCGCGACGGCGTACGAGACCTACGGCTCGGTCGACATCGCCTTCAACAACGCCGGCATCTCCCCACCGGACGACGACTCGATCCTGGTGACCGGACTCGACGCCTGGGAGCGGGTGATCCGGGTCAACACCACGTCGGTCTACCTGTGCTGCAAGGCGGTGCTGCCCTACATGCAGCGGCAGGGAAAGGGATCGATCATCAACACAGCCTCCTTCGTGGCCGTGATGGGCGCCGCCACCTCCCAGATCGCCTACACCGCGAGCAAGGGCGGCGTGCTGGCGATGAGCCGCGAGCTGGGGGTGCAGTTCGCCCGCGAGGGCATCAGGGTCAACGCCTTGTGCCCCGGGCCGGTCGATACCCCGCTGCTGCGGGAGCTGTTCGCCAAGGACCCCGAACGGGCCGCCCGGCGGCTCGTGCACGTCCCGATGGGGCGCTTCGCCGATGCCGAGGAGATCGCCGCCGCGGTGGCCTTCCTGGCCAGCGACGACGCCTCCTTCGTGACGGCGTCGACCTTCCTCGTCGACGGCGGCATCTCGGGGGCCTACGTCACACCGCTCTAGTCCGCACCACCATTGAATCCCAGCAGCAACGGGGACTTCCTAGGAGGGAACGTCAGTGCCAGAAGGATTCATCCTGAACGAGGACGAGCAGCGGCTCGCCGAACTCGGGTACAAGCAGGAACTCAACCGAACCTGGTCCGGGTTCTCCAACTTCGCCATCTCCTTCTCGATCATCTCCATCCTCGCCGGCTGCTTCACCACGTTCGCCGTCGGATGGAACAACGGCGGTCCTGCGGCCATCGCGATCGGCTGGCCCATCATCGCGGCCTTCATCCTGGTCATCGGGCTCTGCATGTCCGAGCT
This region of Actinomycetes bacterium genomic DNA includes:
- a CDS encoding aldehyde dehydrogenase family protein, giving the protein MTTTHDVLNPATEEVVATVHLADVEETDHAIGRASRAFQTWRAVAPADRGRLLRRFAEAVDAAREELAWLEVRGAGHTVGNARWEAGNVRDVLAYYSAAPERLFGRQIPVGGGVDLTFKEPLGVVGVIVPWNFPMPIAGWGFAPALAAGNTVVLKPAELTPLTAVRLGELALEAGLPEDVFTVLPGKGSVVGERFVTHPDVRKIVFTGSTKVGKRVMRGCADRVKRVTLELGGKSANIVFADADLERAAATAPSAVFDNAGQDCCARSRILVQASVYDRFLELLEPAVAAVRVEDPSRETAEMGPLISAEQREVVASFVPAHAPVAFRGSAPDGPGFWYPPTVLAPVSPADRAYREEIFGPVVVVLPFEDEAEAVRLANDTEYGLSGSLWTRDLGRALRLARAVETGTLSVNSHSSVRYSTPFGGVKQSGLGRELGPDALDAFTDTKNVFIATED
- a CDS encoding 3-oxoacyl-ACP reductase — encoded protein: MDRLQDRVAVVTGGGGGIGAATARRFASEGAKVVVVDLADDAGSAVAGDIGGTYVHADVTSAEDVERVFATAYETYGSVDIAFNNAGISPPDDDSILVTGLDAWERVIRVNTTSVYLCCKAVLPYMQRQGKGSIINTASFVAVMGAATSQIAYTASKGGVLAMSRELGVQFAREGIRVNALCPGPVDTPLLRELFAKDPERAARRLVHVPMGRFADAEEIAAAVAFLASDDASFVTASTFLVDGGISGAYVTPL